Genomic window (Streptococcus porcinus):
CATTTCCAATCCCCCACATAATTCCAACTAAACTATTTTTTAAAACATAGGTATCAAAACTAAGTTTAAATGACATGAATAAACTCGCTCCAAATACCATTCCAATAGCCATTGGTAGAAGAACTGAAATGAGATCAAATTTCATAATGTTATTGAAAAGGACAACATAGGAAACATAGCCAATAGTTGAATAAGTTAAAGATCTAAAACCTTTCCCATAATGATGTAATTCTGCCTTTTGAACATCTTTATCCTTTTTACTTGAAAAATAAAAACCAATGATTAATAGGATTAAGGCACAACATCCTAAAATATACTGATAAGCTTGTGTCCATTCCCCAAATAAAAGGACTCCAATTAAACTTCCTAAAACTAACTGAGAACCACTTGATAGGGGATTTGCTACAGAAACCCCCATATGTTTCATTGCATAAAACTGCCCTGTCTGCCCAATAGACCACAGAAAACCACCCAAAAAGCCAAAAATCCATAACTGACTTGTCATTTCGGGTCTTTTTACTATCCAAACCATAATAGCAAATAAAACAGCACCTAATGTCATACCAAAAGTTTGTTGACTAGGTTTACCACCAATTTTATTACTAACAAAACCGATACTTCCCCATGCAACCATTGGTACTAGTGCAAAAAGTATACCTTCCACTATACTGCTCCTTTACAATGAACTTGACAATTGCTTTACAATTGTGACAAGCACATTGACAAAATTTAGGTTAAATTAACCTAGAAAAATATTATATCTTAAAATTTAATAAGAAACAAGACCAAAAAAAGCCAAGAAATATACTTAGCTTTGTCTATAAATCAATGCACAGAGTAATTTGGTGCTTCATTTGTAATATGAACGTCATGAGGATGGCTCTCAATAAGTCCTGCACCAGACATTTCAATAAACTGTGCTTTATTATGGAGATCATTAATAGAAGCTGCGCCTACATAACCCATTCCAGAGCGAATACCACCTAACATTTGGAAGACTATATCTGAAACAGCGCCTTTATAGGCTACACGGCCCTCAATTCCTTCGGGAACTAATTTATTAGCTTCATTAACTGAACCTTGGAAATAACGGTCACTAGAGCCTTTTTTCATTGCTGCAATGGATCCCATTCCACGATAGGTTTTAAATTTACGTCCTTG
Coding sequences:
- a CDS encoding GRP family sugar transporter; protein product: MEGILFALVPMVAWGSIGFVSNKIGGKPSQQTFGMTLGAVLFAIMVWIVKRPEMTSQLWIFGFLGGFLWSIGQTGQFYAMKHMGVSVANPLSSGSQLVLGSLIGVLLFGEWTQAYQYILGCCALILLIIGFYFSSKKDKDVQKAELHHYGKGFRSLTYSTIGYVSYVVLFNNIMKFDLISVLLPMAIGMVFGASLFMSFKLSFDTYVLKNSLVGIMWGIGNVFMLLAASKAGLAIAFSFSQLGAIISIIGGIIFLGEKKSKREMRWVILGIICFIAGAILLGIVKA